The bacterium genome contains a region encoding:
- a CDS encoding tetratricopeptide repeat protein gives MLNMIRFISWTFCGYVRVLGRAWVGVVLGAAVAGAQEVSLTAGDFSKLDTFESVLLAKADKVYGAKEYRQATAAYDGFVLQYPKSVATPYALLCKGRSLQLDNKRNDAIKVYNEILDYFPNAIAYAGAALYFIGECHWQNSDTKEAMKAWAEMAKDSDYSKHLLAARAINQLANNLVRQEKWSEAAPYYLQVAVDFRRANPEAARAAIEKVSQYYVRERPDAAGLRAAYDKMETFEWSPQAGSDTNFWSRTIESIDRLGVFNEADRSNRDRYYQYWAQAMDGKFPEWDDYQAAAARFRLAVDGDEAKWMARLDKQFSQYQKDGDYARVIRWIGYYASRKPKLEEYYAKLSFEKMTGEQIVGLIGVFYTRCPATSYPLARNAIEKLKPGAVSDDTRENIARGWMWGRDEDGLRLTALGMKDADRGKMLLLRYYRDARLGDKGLALVDDLARVPAYAKEALMAKGFLLQLKSKWAEAIAAYRLSDSPPDSSFRIAECLMADGKRDQAIATLREIENFFKDSAPEAALRIAYAYRDTGESKSFIAALRAVLKKYPGSAQSNTAHLELEQLGVKTGGGVDAE, from the coding sequence ATGTTGAACATGATTCGTTTTATTTCGTGGACTTTCTGTGGATACGTTCGGGTGCTGGGCCGGGCTTGGGTCGGGGTGGTGCTGGGGGCGGCGGTGGCCGGCGCCCAGGAGGTTTCCCTGACGGCGGGTGATTTTTCCAAGCTCGACACATTCGAGAGCGTGCTGCTGGCGAAGGCCGACAAGGTCTACGGTGCCAAGGAATACCGCCAGGCAACGGCGGCGTATGACGGCTTTGTCCTCCAGTATCCCAAGTCAGTCGCCACCCCGTACGCGCTGTTGTGCAAGGGACGATCGTTGCAACTCGACAACAAGCGGAACGATGCGATCAAGGTCTATAACGAGATCCTCGACTATTTCCCCAATGCTATCGCCTATGCCGGGGCCGCGCTATATTTTATCGGGGAATGCCATTGGCAGAATTCCGACACGAAGGAGGCCATGAAGGCCTGGGCCGAGATGGCCAAGGACAGCGACTACAGCAAACACCTGTTGGCCGCGCGCGCCATCAACCAGCTCGCCAACAACCTGGTGCGCCAGGAGAAATGGTCCGAGGCGGCACCCTATTACCTGCAGGTCGCCGTGGACTTTCGTCGCGCCAATCCCGAGGCGGCCCGTGCGGCCATTGAAAAGGTGAGTCAGTACTATGTCCGGGAACGGCCTGACGCGGCCGGGTTGCGCGCCGCCTACGACAAGATGGAGACGTTTGAATGGAGCCCCCAGGCGGGATCCGATACCAACTTCTGGAGCCGGACGATCGAGTCGATTGACCGGTTGGGTGTCTTCAATGAGGCTGATCGGTCTAACCGCGACCGCTACTACCAGTATTGGGCACAGGCGATGGATGGCAAGTTTCCGGAGTGGGACGACTACCAGGCGGCGGCGGCGCGTTTCCGCCTGGCCGTGGATGGCGATGAGGCCAAGTGGATGGCGCGCCTGGACAAACAGTTCAGCCAGTATCAGAAGGACGGGGATTATGCCCGGGTAATCCGCTGGATCGGCTACTATGCCTCCCGCAAGCCCAAGCTGGAGGAATATTACGCTAAACTGTCGTTCGAGAAGATGACCGGGGAACAGATCGTCGGATTGATCGGCGTCTTCTACACCAGGTGCCCCGCCACCAGTTATCCCCTGGCCCGCAACGCGATCGAGAAGCTCAAGCCAGGCGCGGTCAGTGACGACACCCGCGAGAACATCGCGCGGGGGTGGATGTGGGGCCGCGACGAGGATGGGCTGCGACTGACCGCCCTCGGCATGAAGGATGCCGACCGGGGCAAGATGTTGCTGCTCCGGTATTATCGCGATGCCCGCCTGGGCGACAAGGGGCTCGCGCTCGTGGACGATCTGGCCCGGGTGCCGGCCTATGCCAAGGAGGCGCTGATGGCCAAGGGGTTCCTCCTGCAATTGAAGAGCAAGTGGGCGGAGGCGATCGCCGCTTACCGGCTATCCGACAGTCCGCCGGACTCCTCGTTCCGCATCGCCGAGTGCCTGATGGCTGACGGCAAGCGCGATCAGGCCATAGCGACCCTGCGGGAGATCGAGAATTTCTTCAAGGACTCCGCCCCGGAAGCTGCATTGCGCATCGCGTATGCGTACCGCGACACAGGCGAGAGCAAGTCGTTTATCGCGGCGTTGCGGGCTGTACTCAAGAAATATCCAGGCAGTGCCCAGTCGAATACGGCTCATCTCGAACTGGAACAGCTGGGTGTAAAAACGGGTGGAGGCGTCGATGCGGAATAG
- a CDS encoding tetratricopeptide repeat protein, with translation MISDFKCQISNLVVCSVTVLAIIATALPASAARQAKGQAEAGGGDFEASRLLDKANELLAGGESERGVKMLETVVEQYPASQVRFPAYLAMGRYYSGTRDYLKAVAVLSNLKELENAAGEVQPADRDLYLEGLYLMGTAYFQSRNHGAAFTTLRKIVSNYPNTVWANQAYYYIGMCHFVQQNWSKAIESLNLVGTLVDTAAGEADRVEASRRFYVKVADKDLAVLGKLGKQTFVDLTTTAGDREKIECIPLGSEGDTLIGSIATEVGMPRPDDRVLQVRGGDTITVRYPDANAEDGSVNVPRESKARVVSSGVASFTLGDYDSQAAAAFLDQPLFLSLFDADLDTSDGADSATVHLVSRYKEESDENESTSAVDLKKLLDDDPAKKYRVRDEITVKLTEAGQAPVRTGRFTDRVMLRAPQPGQAANPADEVLTCAVDDEVVMTYTDERSLAGDTPVPVTATIRVVGEIDTRPRASQDVVADPVIKARKNLVEASAYLELARIFKSMGLLKGARQKAADGLERVDFIIRTSSPIPSDLKQQAFKTKWELHIASDDYESAIAVCSLFNKLYPDSPLVDEALMGIARIRLDNKQYSAAIAVLRQILTLPKSQAKAEAQFRIAEATEAELASREGGREAGRETAVQQYKLCAERYPDSEFAGQSLAKLVDYHVEMRDFAQAGELLSQIFQDHPDASFLDAMLLKWVLVAYGSGDYAKARDKCAQLLFEYPGSPYADKAKQILPKIEAKLKSNAGTPAEGKAQ, from the coding sequence ATGATTTCAGATTTCAAATGTCAGATTTCAAATCTTGTTGTTTGTAGCGTAACGGTCCTGGCCATCATCGCCACGGCCTTGCCGGCGTCGGCAGCCCGGCAGGCGAAGGGTCAGGCCGAGGCCGGCGGCGGCGATTTCGAGGCGAGCCGTCTGTTGGACAAGGCCAATGAATTGCTGGCTGGCGGTGAAAGCGAGCGCGGCGTCAAGATGCTTGAGACCGTCGTGGAGCAGTATCCGGCCAGCCAGGTGCGCTTTCCCGCCTACCTGGCCATGGGTCGTTACTATTCCGGCACCCGCGATTACCTCAAGGCGGTCGCCGTCCTCTCCAACCTGAAGGAACTCGAGAATGCCGCGGGCGAAGTGCAGCCTGCCGACCGCGACCTGTACCTGGAAGGGCTCTACCTGATGGGGACGGCCTACTTCCAGTCCCGCAACCACGGGGCGGCCTTCACCACCCTGCGCAAGATCGTGTCCAACTACCCCAACACGGTCTGGGCCAACCAGGCCTACTACTACATCGGCATGTGCCACTTCGTGCAGCAGAACTGGAGCAAGGCCATCGAGTCGCTCAATCTGGTGGGGACCCTGGTCGACACGGCGGCGGGCGAGGCCGACCGGGTGGAAGCCAGCCGCCGGTTCTATGTCAAGGTGGCCGACAAGGATCTCGCGGTGCTCGGCAAACTGGGCAAACAGACGTTCGTGGACCTGACCACCACGGCCGGTGATCGCGAGAAGATCGAGTGCATCCCCCTGGGGTCCGAGGGGGATACCCTCATCGGTTCGATCGCCACCGAGGTCGGGATGCCCAGGCCGGACGACCGCGTGCTGCAGGTGCGGGGCGGTGACACTATCACCGTGCGCTATCCCGACGCCAATGCCGAGGATGGCTCGGTCAACGTGCCGCGCGAGTCCAAAGCCCGGGTGGTTTCGTCGGGTGTCGCCTCGTTCACGCTCGGGGATTACGACTCGCAGGCGGCGGCAGCATTTCTCGATCAGCCGCTGTTCCTGTCGCTCTTTGATGCTGATCTCGATACCAGTGACGGGGCGGACAGCGCCACCGTGCATCTGGTTTCCCGCTACAAGGAGGAGAGCGACGAGAACGAGTCGACGAGCGCGGTGGATCTGAAGAAGCTGCTGGATGACGATCCCGCCAAAAAGTACCGCGTTCGCGATGAGATCACAGTCAAGTTGACCGAGGCTGGGCAGGCCCCGGTGCGTACCGGCCGCTTCACGGACCGGGTCATGTTGCGCGCTCCCCAGCCGGGCCAGGCCGCGAACCCTGCGGATGAGGTGCTGACCTGTGCGGTGGACGACGAGGTGGTCATGACCTATACGGACGAGCGGAGCCTGGCCGGCGACACGCCCGTGCCGGTGACCGCCACCATCCGGGTGGTGGGAGAGATTGATACCCGGCCACGCGCCTCGCAGGACGTGGTGGCCGACCCGGTCATCAAGGCGCGCAAGAACCTTGTCGAGGCATCGGCCTACCTTGAACTGGCCCGCATCTTCAAGAGCATGGGGCTCCTCAAGGGCGCCAGGCAGAAGGCGGCGGATGGTCTGGAACGCGTGGATTTCATCATCCGTACCTCCAGTCCCATTCCCAGCGACCTCAAACAGCAGGCCTTCAAGACCAAATGGGAACTGCATATTGCCTCCGATGACTACGAGAGTGCCATCGCCGTGTGCAGTCTCTTCAACAAGCTCTATCCCGATTCACCGCTGGTGGACGAGGCGCTGATGGGCATTGCGCGCATCCGGCTTGACAACAAACAGTATTCCGCCGCCATCGCGGTTCTGCGGCAGATTCTGACGCTGCCCAAGTCGCAGGCGAAGGCCGAGGCGCAGTTCCGCATTGCTGAAGCCACGGAGGCGGAACTGGCCAGTCGCGAAGGCGGTCGCGAGGCCGGGCGTGAGACGGCCGTGCAGCAGTACAAGCTCTGTGCCGAGCGCTACCCCGACAGCGAGTTCGCGGGGCAGTCGCTGGCCAAGCTGGTGGACTACCACGTTGAGATGCGCGATTTCGCCCAGGCCGGTGAGTTGCTCTCCCAGATTTTCCAGGATCACCCCGACGCCTCCTTCCTGGACGCGATGCTGCTTAAATGGGTGCTGGTCGCCTATGGTTCCGGCGACTACGCCAAGGCGCGCGACAAGTGTGCCCAACTGCTCTTCGAGTATCCCGGCAGTCCGTACGCCGACAAGGCGAAACAGATCCTGCCGAAGATCGAGGCCAAACTGAAATCTAATGCCGGCACGCCCGCGGAAGGTAAAGCACAATGA
- a CDS encoding NPCBM/NEW2 domain-containing protein, with the protein MSAILKIQKFGMCLGLALLLGSAVKGAAAEPALVVSTFSSLLPSGLGISARVDLVEKKVGLASAALTYRLDVRGRAELSFLPNAFILPAPGLVHVWVKGNKSGNRIRFSFWDAKAVTDSDGGIRYDDGKDRPMPPVTLDFDGWKEFSFDLKEVPRERHLCFKGIAIERGEQSKELPVEGTVWIDDMTVVPSVGPKPTATALVGLLGSRMRVRDTNLVVAVDLRNFTSKPVRANVRMALVDWNDTPVADRDTEVKLAPGELTEVVVPMAPDSFAPFVPPFRLRGDVLSPDVPELNGRVDETIVFGNSYLLFEPFADVYGGWGTRGTKFGDQNVSVAEAYRYTGLPQTSLRLSRVDIAAAAGGETNPPGRYAMRVDFENSGTVFNMRPPARRYFSGDAFRAGFWVKGDGSGARVSAILQDYSDMADFYEGGWKRTRIESLLCTLDFTGWRYIEVGLPGDGILTHLPKGSTRDIDAPLELAGFAIAAAREDDSVKGVTGNRNSGAVKSGVVEFGSVFIHTQQRAAEALAAFAAYDDPEHQWAGDRGAWAIVQNGWVGRSRKVQIQWSLVDQAGSPVASGAMEGELKPEEERAFRVDLPARAAEARKAAGPLRLQVVAVDAGDSPVNVDQEIILSKPDSRAFFADFEQDRSYGAGQISGLSREPDQSPAGHTTNKVAHSGLRSLELTWAATNSADHLVSIDPPLPGLPVSLSLWIYGDGSGVQFYPLIGDRNGVNKGISRGQWDVFTMRTTEPVSREVVTVDWTGWRELKFRFPLIPPSWNIELPVLSFVPSYPLGLHLVMLPGNQTNLQSAMLYVDDIVVETHLPPAERVGFRLDQPGESNILPPGGELAAWVWNADAESVRKLTLTGGLQNWRGRRVCGSETTLELKPGEVKRVVAASKIPQGAYTAKFELREGTAVRGSATGDLLAADLSTVLGAKWHEALSESSRLRGPLGSLFELVDEDWDWVEHYPGNFQADTVRGRAKRVREQGGEPFALLGYSAYWAAGEGFQARQANAFSRRARDAGHAVDIFMRPERIDDWDNYVCELMRAAGSDVDGWILWDNPDGAGPLAMKPEVFAPLLNSAWRWRNAYCPDKPLLIGGMQRDTAVAYLEGLAKTNALNSFSGLQMRLDLGRLSPEDALLEGFIGELQTALRSTPENPRPIFFTDLDWAVEKGDEGLSVFDQAAYLARTTLLLNRFGYRPSVTVANGDFDRFGLGVAYKQVRACPPMSAKPATMLLKPGWWGLANLRTWCQEMDAVGGLDLQDVRPGRSVGLLYKMRDGRPAAIVWRNDEPGMVSFNETGCEVAGAEDVFGTPVVLEQGGYAVGKIPVRFVLKASAEAPLEALSRLQVRDIGGSALWPQQTLAAFAPATGKRFAYHQSGGTQTVFEGRTAWGEVVKRDGLRFMSGGSESFELSVPAGAGLALRKSFLLDQEGHTGEVFVEGKPVGSWNLTKTSPELSSGLRESVFPLAASVMGGKAKVTVKISYPKGGTTARWTAFEYRGGGFPLTAVGAIHADQNVGAPRPGRNTVGGPLKIGEERFGNGLGCFAMSLQEFSLGGRFKRFTAKVGVDAVTEGKGSVVFEVYGDGKKLWASPTMSGLDAARVVDVPVEGVERLRLVVGDGGDGNRYDVADWCDPVLQL; encoded by the coding sequence ATGAGCGCCATTTTGAAGATTCAGAAGTTCGGTATGTGTCTAGGACTTGCGTTGTTGCTGGGGAGTGCGGTTAAAGGGGCGGCGGCCGAACCGGCATTGGTCGTGAGTACGTTCTCAAGCCTCCTGCCGTCGGGCCTGGGTATTTCGGCCCGGGTCGACCTTGTTGAAAAAAAGGTGGGACTCGCTTCCGCGGCGCTCACTTATCGGCTGGATGTGCGGGGGCGGGCAGAACTCTCATTCCTTCCCAATGCTTTTATCCTGCCGGCTCCGGGCCTGGTTCATGTCTGGGTGAAGGGCAACAAATCCGGGAACCGGATCAGGTTTTCGTTTTGGGATGCCAAGGCGGTCACCGATTCGGACGGCGGGATCCGGTATGATGACGGCAAGGACAGGCCCATGCCTCCTGTGACGCTCGACTTCGATGGGTGGAAAGAATTTTCATTTGATCTCAAGGAGGTGCCGCGCGAACGGCATCTGTGCTTCAAGGGCATTGCCATTGAGCGCGGGGAACAGAGCAAGGAATTGCCGGTGGAGGGGACGGTGTGGATTGATGATATGACCGTCGTGCCGTCGGTTGGCCCCAAGCCCACGGCCACGGCGCTGGTCGGGTTACTCGGTTCGCGGATGCGCGTCCGTGACACCAATCTGGTGGTGGCCGTTGATCTGCGGAATTTCACCTCCAAGCCTGTCCGGGCAAATGTCCGGATGGCCTTGGTGGATTGGAATGACACGCCGGTGGCGGACCGGGACACCGAGGTGAAACTGGCGCCTGGTGAATTGACGGAAGTGGTCGTCCCGATGGCGCCGGATAGTTTCGCCCCCTTCGTTCCTCCCTTCAGGTTGAGAGGCGATGTGCTGTCGCCCGATGTGCCGGAACTGAACGGGCGGGTGGATGAGACGATTGTGTTCGGTAACAGCTATCTCCTTTTCGAGCCCTTCGCCGACGTCTACGGCGGCTGGGGCACGCGCGGGACCAAGTTTGGGGATCAGAACGTCTCGGTCGCCGAAGCCTACCGGTACACAGGGTTGCCACAGACGAGCCTGCGGCTGAGCCGGGTTGACATTGCCGCAGCGGCGGGTGGCGAAACCAATCCGCCGGGCCGCTATGCCATGCGGGTTGATTTTGAGAATTCGGGAACGGTGTTCAATATGCGCCCTCCGGCGCGCCGGTATTTTTCCGGGGACGCCTTCCGTGCGGGATTCTGGGTCAAGGGGGATGGGTCGGGGGCGCGCGTGTCGGCGATTCTGCAGGACTACAGCGACATGGCCGATTTCTATGAAGGCGGCTGGAAGCGCACCCGTATCGAATCCTTACTGTGCACACTTGATTTTACGGGCTGGCGTTATATTGAGGTGGGGTTGCCCGGAGACGGTATCCTCACGCATTTACCCAAAGGCTCGACGCGCGATATTGATGCTCCCTTGGAGCTGGCGGGCTTTGCCATTGCAGCGGCCCGGGAGGACGACAGTGTAAAGGGTGTGACGGGGAATCGTAACTCCGGAGCGGTGAAATCCGGGGTCGTCGAATTTGGCTCCGTCTTTATCCATACGCAACAGCGGGCGGCTGAAGCGTTGGCGGCCTTTGCCGCCTATGATGACCCCGAACACCAGTGGGCGGGCGACCGTGGCGCCTGGGCTATCGTCCAGAACGGATGGGTGGGTAGAAGCCGCAAGGTGCAGATACAGTGGAGCCTGGTGGACCAGGCTGGATCGCCTGTGGCTTCCGGCGCAATGGAAGGCGAACTCAAACCTGAGGAGGAGCGCGCCTTCCGGGTAGACCTGCCGGCACGGGCGGCGGAGGCACGCAAGGCGGCAGGCCCGCTTCGACTTCAGGTGGTGGCCGTCGATGCGGGCGATTCCCCGGTCAATGTCGATCAGGAGATCATCCTGTCAAAGCCGGATAGTCGTGCGTTCTTCGCCGATTTCGAGCAGGATCGTTCCTATGGTGCGGGTCAGATTTCTGGCCTGTCACGTGAGCCGGATCAGTCGCCGGCGGGGCATACCACAAATAAGGTGGCCCACTCGGGCTTGCGTTCACTGGAATTGACCTGGGCCGCGACCAACAGCGCAGATCATCTCGTCTCGATCGATCCGCCACTTCCGGGGCTACCGGTCTCGCTCTCGCTCTGGATCTATGGAGACGGCTCCGGGGTGCAGTTCTATCCCTTGATTGGTGACCGGAACGGCGTGAATAAGGGTATTTCCCGCGGGCAGTGGGATGTGTTCACGATGCGCACCACCGAGCCCGTGAGTCGTGAGGTTGTTACCGTGGATTGGACGGGTTGGCGCGAGTTGAAGTTCCGGTTCCCCCTGATACCGCCGAGTTGGAACATTGAGTTACCTGTGTTGAGTTTTGTTCCGAGCTATCCGCTCGGACTACACCTCGTGATGCTTCCCGGCAATCAGACTAACTTGCAGTCGGCCATGCTCTACGTGGATGATATCGTTGTGGAAACGCACCTTCCGCCGGCTGAACGCGTCGGTTTCCGGCTCGACCAACCCGGGGAGTCGAATATCCTGCCGCCCGGTGGTGAGTTGGCGGCCTGGGTCTGGAATGCAGATGCGGAATCCGTCAGGAAGCTCACGTTGACCGGCGGGCTTCAGAACTGGCGCGGGCGACGCGTTTGCGGTTCGGAGACAACGCTGGAACTCAAGCCCGGGGAAGTCAAACGTGTCGTGGCTGCCTCGAAGATTCCGCAAGGTGCCTATACTGCGAAATTTGAGCTCCGGGAGGGGACCGCGGTACGTGGCTCGGCTACGGGAGACCTGTTGGCGGCCGACCTGAGTACGGTGCTCGGTGCCAAGTGGCACGAGGCGCTGAGTGAGAGTTCCCGGTTGCGGGGGCCGCTCGGGAGCCTGTTCGAGCTTGTCGATGAAGACTGGGATTGGGTCGAGCATTATCCGGGAAATTTCCAGGCCGATACCGTGCGCGGTCGTGCCAAACGGGTACGTGAACAGGGCGGAGAACCCTTTGCCTTGCTGGGGTATAGCGCCTACTGGGCGGCGGGCGAGGGTTTTCAGGCCCGGCAGGCCAATGCCTTTTCGCGGCGGGCGCGTGACGCGGGCCATGCTGTGGATATTTTCATGCGGCCCGAACGGATCGATGATTGGGATAACTATGTCTGTGAACTGATGCGGGCGGCCGGGAGTGATGTCGATGGGTGGATTCTCTGGGATAACCCGGACGGCGCAGGACCGCTCGCCATGAAGCCGGAGGTGTTCGCGCCGCTGCTCAATTCGGCATGGCGCTGGCGCAACGCGTATTGCCCCGATAAGCCCCTGTTGATTGGCGGGATGCAACGGGATACGGCCGTGGCATATCTCGAAGGGCTTGCCAAAACGAATGCCCTCAACTCGTTTAGCGGCCTCCAGATGCGGCTTGACCTTGGACGGCTCTCGCCTGAGGACGCCCTGCTCGAAGGATTTATTGGCGAACTGCAGACGGCGTTGCGCAGCACCCCGGAGAATCCGCGCCCGATTTTCTTCACAGACCTGGATTGGGCTGTCGAGAAGGGGGACGAAGGACTCAGCGTTTTTGATCAGGCGGCCTATCTTGCCCGGACCACCCTGTTGCTCAACCGCTTCGGCTACCGTCCCTCGGTAACTGTGGCGAACGGAGACTTTGACCGCTTCGGGCTCGGGGTGGCCTACAAGCAGGTGCGTGCCTGTCCTCCGATGAGTGCCAAACCTGCCACCATGCTTTTGAAGCCCGGTTGGTGGGGGTTGGCCAACCTGCGGACTTGGTGTCAGGAAATGGATGCAGTGGGGGGGCTCGACCTTCAGGATGTCCGGCCAGGACGTTCGGTGGGGTTGCTGTATAAGATGCGGGACGGCCGCCCCGCCGCGATCGTGTGGCGGAACGATGAGCCGGGCATGGTTTCCTTTAACGAAACGGGTTGTGAGGTGGCCGGGGCGGAGGATGTGTTTGGCACGCCGGTTGTCCTCGAGCAGGGCGGCTATGCGGTCGGTAAGATTCCTGTGCGTTTTGTCCTGAAAGCGTCTGCTGAAGCGCCGCTGGAGGCGCTGAGCCGACTTCAGGTCCGTGATATCGGTGGCTCCGCATTATGGCCCCAACAGACGCTGGCGGCATTTGCACCGGCGACAGGTAAGCGTTTCGCTTATCATCAGTCCGGGGGCACTCAGACGGTTTTCGAGGGCCGGACGGCCTGGGGTGAAGTGGTGAAGCGGGATGGACTGCGTTTTATGTCCGGTGGCTCGGAGTCTTTCGAGCTGTCCGTGCCAGCGGGTGCCGGGCTGGCGTTGAGAAAGAGCTTTCTGCTTGACCAGGAGGGGCACACGGGCGAGGTCTTTGTCGAAGGCAAACCGGTGGGGAGTTGGAATCTGACGAAGACCTCCCCGGAGCTTTCTTCCGGCCTACGTGAATCCGTATTTCCTCTCGCCGCGTCCGTCATGGGTGGGAAGGCAAAAGTCACGGTCAAGATCAGCTACCCCAAGGGGGGCACAACCGCCCGCTGGACGGCGTTCGAGTATCGGGGTGGGGGATTCCCGCTGACGGCTGTGGGAGCGATCCATGCCGACCAGAACGTGGGGGCGCCACGGCCCGGCCGTAATACGGTGGGTGGCCCGCTGAAGATCGGTGAAGAACGATTTGGCAACGGCCTCGGCTGCTTTGCGATGAGTTTGCAGGAGTTCAGTCTTGGCGGCCGGTTCAAACGTTTTACGGCCAAGGTGGGGGTCGATGCTGTTACCGAGGGTAAGGGTTCGGTTGTCTTTGAAGTGTATGGGGATGGTAAGAAATTGTGGGCGTCGCCCACCATGTCAGGGCTGGATGCCGCACGGGTGGTGGATGTCCCGGTGGAGGGCGTGGAACGTTTGAGACTGGTCGTGGGCGATGGCGGGGATGGAAACCGCTACGATGTGGCCGACTGGTGCGATCCTGTCCTGCAGCTTTGA